A genomic stretch from Bordetella sp. N includes:
- a CDS encoding sigma-70 family RNA polymerase sigma factor, which translates to MPAELSMQKDLRALYLDHHGWLQGWLRRRLGSAADAADLAQDAFVRLMARSAPVRFATAAEARGYLRTTAHNLCVNLWHRQEIERAWLETLAAQPEASYPSAERQAIVLQALHEVGAMLSALPEKAAQAFVLTVACQMTDLEVAAELRVSDRSVRRYVAQVMLACLKLRARQTVGELRQDGRG; encoded by the coding sequence ATGCCGGCCGAACTCTCCATGCAGAAGGATCTGCGCGCGCTGTATCTCGATCACCACGGCTGGCTCCAGGGATGGCTGCGCCGCCGCCTGGGCAGCGCGGCGGATGCCGCCGACCTGGCCCAGGACGCCTTCGTCAGGCTGATGGCCCGGTCCGCTCCCGTCCGTTTCGCCACCGCCGCTGAAGCGCGCGGCTATCTGCGCACGACGGCCCACAATCTGTGCGTCAACCTGTGGCACCGGCAGGAAATCGAGCGGGCCTGGCTGGAAACCCTGGCCGCCCAGCCCGAAGCCAGCTACCCGTCCGCCGAACGCCAGGCCATCGTGCTGCAGGCGCTCCATGAAGTCGGCGCCATGCTCAGCGCGCTGCCGGAGAAGGCGGCCCAGGCCTTCGTCCTGACGGTGGCCTGCCAGATGACCGACCTGGAAGTCGCCGCGGAGCTGCGCGTGTCCGATCGCAGCGTTCGCCGCTACGTCGCGCAGGTGATGCTGGCATGCCTGAAGCTGCGGGCGCGCCAGACAGTCGGCGAACTGCGCCAGGATGGACGCGGCTGA
- a CDS encoding NADP-dependent isocitrate dehydrogenase, whose translation MSTTSKIIYTLTDEAPALATYSLLPIVQAFTRPSGVALETRDISLAGRIIAVFPEYLTDAQKQSDALAELGQLATKPEANIIKLPNISASIPQLKAAIKELQEQGYKLPAYPDEVKNDTDKDVKARYDKIKGSAVNPVLREGNSDRRAPLSVKNYARKHPHKMGAWTADSKSHVAHMESGDFFGSEKSALIADAGSVKIELVGKDGASTVLKEKTAVKAGEVIDASVLSKKALRTFLEKEVTDAKAKGVLFSVHLKATMMKVSDPIIFGHAVSVFYKDVLTKHADALKTVGFDPNNGIGDLYAKLKDLPAAKQAEIEADIKTLYANHPQLAMVNSDKGITSLHVPSDVIVDASMPAMIRDSGRMWGPDGQLHDTKAVIPDRCYAGVYQTVIEDCKKNGPFDPVTMGSVPNVGLMAQAAEEYGSHDKTFQIAADGVVRVTDAAGKVLLEQPVETGDIFRMCQTKDAPVQDWVKLAVSRARATGAPAVFWLNKDRAHDAQIIAKVERYLKDHDTKGLDIQILAPVEATQFSLDRIRAGKDTISVTGNVLRDYLTDLFPIMELGTSAKMLSIVPLMAGGGLFETGAGGSAPKHVQQFVEEGFLRWDSLGEFMALAASLEHLGNAYKNPKAAVLAKTLDAATGKFLDTDKSPARKVGGLDNRGSHFYLALYWAQALAEQTEDKDLQAKFASVAKTLTENEAKIVQELGATQGKPVDIGGYYRPNADKTSKAMRPSATLNAALDSIGE comes from the coding sequence ATGTCTACTACGTCGAAGATCATTTACACCCTCACTGATGAAGCGCCGGCGCTGGCAACGTATTCGTTGTTGCCCATCGTCCAGGCCTTCACCCGTCCCTCCGGTGTCGCGCTGGAGACGCGTGACATTTCGCTGGCGGGCCGCATCATCGCCGTCTTCCCGGAATATCTGACCGACGCGCAAAAGCAGTCGGACGCCCTGGCCGAACTGGGCCAGCTGGCTACCAAGCCCGAAGCCAACATCATCAAGCTGCCCAACATCAGCGCCTCGATCCCGCAGCTGAAGGCCGCGATCAAGGAACTGCAGGAACAGGGCTACAAGCTGCCGGCCTACCCGGACGAGGTCAAGAACGACACCGACAAGGACGTCAAGGCCCGCTACGACAAGATCAAGGGCAGCGCCGTGAACCCGGTGCTGCGCGAAGGCAACTCCGACCGCCGCGCGCCGTTGTCGGTGAAGAACTACGCCCGCAAGCATCCCCACAAGATGGGTGCCTGGACGGCCGACTCCAAGTCGCACGTCGCCCACATGGAAAGCGGCGACTTCTTCGGCAGCGAAAAGTCGGCGCTGATCGCCGACGCCGGCAGCGTCAAGATCGAACTGGTCGGCAAGGACGGCGCCAGCACGGTGCTGAAGGAAAAGACCGCGGTCAAGGCCGGTGAGGTCATCGACGCGTCGGTCCTGAGCAAGAAAGCCCTGCGCACCTTCCTGGAAAAGGAAGTCACCGACGCCAAGGCCAAGGGCGTGCTGTTCTCCGTCCACCTGAAAGCCACCATGATGAAGGTCTCCGACCCCATCATCTTCGGCCACGCCGTGTCGGTGTTCTACAAGGACGTCCTGACCAAGCATGCCGACGCGCTGAAGACGGTCGGTTTCGACCCCAACAACGGTATCGGCGACCTGTACGCCAAGCTGAAGGATCTGCCGGCCGCCAAGCAGGCTGAAATCGAAGCCGACATCAAGACGCTGTACGCCAACCATCCGCAGCTGGCCATGGTCAACTCGGACAAGGGCATCACCAGCCTGCACGTGCCCAGCGACGTGATCGTCGACGCCTCCATGCCCGCCATGATTCGCGACTCCGGCCGCATGTGGGGCCCGGACGGCCAACTGCATGACACCAAGGCCGTGATCCCGGATCGCTGCTACGCCGGCGTCTACCAGACCGTGATCGAGGATTGCAAGAAGAACGGTCCCTTCGACCCCGTCACCATGGGCAGCGTGCCCAACGTCGGCCTGATGGCGCAAGCCGCCGAAGAATACGGCTCGCACGACAAGACCTTCCAGATCGCCGCTGACGGCGTGGTGCGCGTCACCGACGCCGCCGGCAAGGTGCTGCTGGAACAGCCGGTCGAAACCGGCGACATCTTCCGCATGTGCCAGACCAAGGATGCCCCGGTGCAGGACTGGGTCAAGCTGGCGGTCTCGCGTGCCCGCGCCACGGGCGCCCCGGCCGTGTTCTGGCTGAACAAGGACCGCGCCCACGACGCGCAGATCATCGCCAAGGTCGAACGCTACCTGAAGGACCACGACACCAAGGGCCTGGATATCCAGATCCTGGCGCCGGTCGAGGCCACCCAGTTCTCGCTGGATCGTATCCGCGCCGGCAAGGACACCATCTCGGTGACCGGCAACGTGCTGCGTGACTACCTGACCGACCTGTTCCCCATCATGGAACTGGGCACCAGCGCCAAGATGCTGTCCATCGTTCCGCTGATGGCGGGCGGCGGCCTGTTCGAAACGGGCGCGGGCGGTTCGGCTCCCAAGCACGTGCAGCAGTTCGTCGAGGAAGGCTTCCTGCGTTGGGATTCGCTGGGCGAATTCATGGCCCTGGCCGCTTCGCTGGAGCACCTGGGCAACGCCTACAAGAACCCCAAGGCCGCCGTGCTGGCCAAGACCCTGGACGCCGCCACCGGCAAGTTCCTGGACACCGACAAGTCGCCCGCGCGCAAGGTCGGCGGCCTGGACAACCGTGGCAGCCATTTCTACCTGGCGCTGTACTGGGCCCAGGCCCTGGCCGAGCAGACCGAGGACAAGGACCTGCAAGCCAAGTTCGCTTCGGTGGCCAAGACCTTGACCGAGAACGAAGCCAAGATCGTCCAGGAACTGGGCGCGACGCAGGGCAAGCCGGTGGACATCGGCGGCTACTACCGTCCCAACGCCGACAAGACCAGCAAAGCCATGCGTCCCAGCGCCACGCTGAACGCCGCGCTGGACTCCATCGGCGAGTAA
- a CDS encoding FecR domain-containing protein: MVADTLLPSSHAPAEPSNAVLEQAADWYALLCSHRVTNDDKARWHEWLQASAEHRTAWQYVEDISGRFAPLYESVDPRIAAATLTRANARFRRRRRALAGIVATAGAGTLGWLAWRNALLPGAVLAWAADHRTGVGEQRDIVLEDGTRIWLNTASAINVAYSTSQRLITLVGGEIFIDTAADAARPFLVDTDQGRLRALGTRFNVLQDRGQTRMAVYEGAVEIRVRSSNTVAVIEAGRQAVFTRDGITQTAPADPARAAWTSGLLVARDLTLRDVVAELRRYRNGHIGLADAVADLKVYGNFPVRDTDHALAMLTTALPIQVRRTLPWWISIEPRS, from the coding sequence ATGGTCGCGGACACGCTGCTTCCCTCCTCCCACGCGCCCGCCGAGCCCTCCAACGCGGTGCTGGAACAGGCCGCCGACTGGTATGCCCTGCTTTGCTCGCACCGGGTCACCAATGACGACAAGGCACGCTGGCACGAATGGCTGCAGGCGTCCGCCGAGCATCGAACCGCCTGGCAGTACGTAGAAGACATCAGCGGCCGCTTCGCCCCGCTTTACGAATCGGTCGATCCCCGCATCGCGGCCGCCACCCTGACGCGCGCCAATGCGCGCTTCCGGCGCCGCCGCCGTGCCCTGGCCGGCATCGTGGCGACGGCCGGCGCCGGTACGCTGGGGTGGCTGGCCTGGCGCAACGCGCTGCTGCCCGGCGCGGTCCTGGCCTGGGCCGCCGACCATCGCACCGGCGTTGGCGAGCAGCGGGACATCGTGCTGGAGGACGGCACCCGCATCTGGTTGAACACGGCCAGCGCCATCAACGTGGCCTACAGCACCAGCCAGCGCCTGATCACCCTGGTGGGCGGGGAGATTTTCATCGACACGGCCGCCGATGCGGCGCGGCCATTCCTGGTGGACACGGACCAAGGCCGGCTGCGCGCGCTGGGCACCCGCTTCAACGTGCTGCAGGACCGCGGCCAGACGCGCATGGCCGTGTATGAAGGCGCCGTCGAGATCCGGGTCAGATCCAGCAACACCGTGGCCGTCATCGAAGCAGGCCGCCAGGCCGTATTCACCCGCGACGGCATTACGCAGACGGCGCCCGCCGATCCGGCCCGCGCGGCCTGGACCAGCGGGCTGCTGGTGGCCCGCGACCTGACCCTGCGCGATGTCGTGGCGGAACTGCGCCGTTACCGCAACGGACACATCGGCCTGGCCGACGCCGTCGCCGACCTCAAGGTGTATGGCAATTTCCCCGTACGCGACACCGATCACGCGCTGGCCATGCTAACCACGGCCCTGCCCATCCAGGTGCGCCGGACCCTGCCCTGGTGGATCAGCATCGAGCCGCGTTCATAA
- a CDS encoding IclR family transcriptional regulator C-terminal domain-containing protein translates to MVSNPGEGTGSLEKALDLLDAVGAAPAGLGQTELAERLGLPRTTVYRLLATLVARGLLRRDPLRKVYCLGFRCFEMARQAHAMPDMVAAAAMELRLLRDLTGETTYLAALDGREVISLERCDGAHSRRSAAALGERKPVYCTSQGKAILSAMPDEARERIVREATLKALTPMTITDRRRLHTELRITRSRGYAIDDEEIVLGVRCVGAPVVDGAGQVRGAISVAGPAYRLTRERLELLGPEVAEAARRVGAQLPATGADLAPGAAAAEAAVTAVAGPWAFRGAYPRWSADGARLWWADVLAPSVRLYEDGQDREVAMLESPIIGLVADGVGVIALHERGAQRIGPDGSSAPLEDWIKGQPLAICNGDGDSVWAAVSLPEAGAAIGTLRADGALDVQWRIGEPVGCLAWNAADSSLYATTPGSGAILMLRPGQAAVRRLATLPRGSGRIGGLAFDGLGGVWTALNDGWSVIRIAQDGQLDRVVGLPVPCATDLACVTLAGSRRLAITTERQSVSMDALGSAPLSGRLLLLDL, encoded by the coding sequence ATGGTTAGCAATCCGGGAGAAGGCACCGGTTCACTTGAGAAAGCGCTCGACCTGCTCGATGCGGTCGGCGCCGCGCCGGCCGGGCTGGGGCAGACCGAGCTGGCCGAGCGCCTGGGCTTGCCGCGCACCACGGTCTATCGCCTGCTCGCCACCCTGGTCGCGCGCGGCCTGTTGCGGCGCGACCCCTTGCGCAAGGTCTACTGTCTGGGCTTCCGTTGTTTCGAGATGGCGCGCCAGGCCCATGCCATGCCGGACATGGTGGCGGCTGCTGCCATGGAACTGCGCCTGTTGCGCGATCTCACCGGCGAGACCACTTACCTGGCCGCCCTCGACGGCCGCGAGGTGATTTCGCTGGAGCGCTGCGATGGCGCGCACAGCCGCCGGTCCGCCGCGGCCCTGGGCGAGCGCAAGCCCGTGTACTGCACCAGCCAGGGCAAGGCCATTCTGTCGGCCATGCCGGACGAGGCGCGCGAACGCATCGTGCGCGAGGCCACGTTGAAGGCGCTGACTCCCATGACCATCACCGACCGCCGGCGCCTGCACACGGAGCTGCGCATCACGCGGTCGCGCGGCTATGCCATCGATGATGAGGAAATCGTGCTGGGCGTGCGTTGCGTGGGCGCGCCCGTGGTGGACGGCGCCGGCCAGGTGCGCGGCGCGATCAGCGTCGCCGGACCGGCGTATCGGCTGACGCGCGAGCGGCTGGAGTTGCTGGGCCCGGAAGTGGCCGAGGCGGCGCGTCGCGTCGGTGCACAGCTGCCGGCCACCGGCGCGGACCTGGCGCCTGGCGCCGCGGCCGCGGAGGCGGCGGTGACCGCCGTCGCCGGGCCGTGGGCGTTTCGCGGCGCCTATCCGCGCTGGTCGGCGGATGGCGCGCGGCTGTGGTGGGCCGATGTCCTGGCGCCGTCAGTGCGGCTGTATGAGGACGGCCAGGATCGCGAAGTTGCCATGCTGGAGTCGCCCATCATCGGCCTGGTAGCGGACGGCGTCGGGGTCATCGCCCTGCACGAGCGGGGCGCCCAGCGTATCGGGCCGGACGGTTCCAGCGCGCCATTGGAGGATTGGATCAAGGGCCAGCCGCTGGCCATCTGCAACGGCGACGGCGATTCGGTCTGGGCGGCGGTGAGCCTGCCCGAGGCCGGCGCCGCCATCGGCACCTTACGCGCCGATGGGGCATTGGACGTGCAGTGGCGTATCGGCGAGCCGGTGGGCTGCCTGGCCTGGAATGCCGCGGACAGCAGCCTTTACGCCACCACGCCAGGCTCCGGTGCCATCCTGATGTTGCGGCCCGGCCAGGCGGCGGTACGCCGCCTGGCGACCTTGCCGCGGGGCTCCGGCCGCATCGGCGGGCTGGCCTTCGACGGCTTGGGCGGCGTATGGACCGCGCTCAACGACGGCTGGTCGGTCATCCGTATCGCCCAGGATGGCCAGCTGGACCGGGTCGTCGGCCTGCCCGTCCCGTGTGCCACGGACCTGGCGTGCGTGACCCTGGCCGGCAGCCGGCGCCTGGCCATCACCACTGAGCGCCAAAGCGTCTCCATGGACGCGCTGGGCAGCGCGCCCTTGTCGGGACGCCTGCTGCTGCTCGATTTGTAG
- a CDS encoding M81 family metallopeptidase yields the protein MRIFSAGLGTETNTFAPLPTSLDSFRGKEYFPAGQHPDTPTAQGAPLWVARKRGAPLGWTLKEGLVASAQPSGTTTRDAYETLREEILADLRAALPVDIVLLGLHGAMVADGYDDCEGDLLQRARAIVGPDVVIGTELDPHAHLSPLIVDSADVVVLYKEYPHTDIVHCAEQLLDLCLDKARGKTRPVAALVDCEMVVPMHTSRDPAKGFVDRLRAMEGKDGVLSLSFSMGFATGDVPEMGAKVLVYTDGDEAQARGLARKLADELIGQRENLMVKYRTVDEAIDEALAFDGAPVVLADRADNPGSGAPGDSTYVLRRLLDRHITNAALGPLWDPIAVRIAFDAGEGATLPMRLGGKVGPLSGDPVDVTCTVRALRRDMKMTSLTGSPAPMGDCALVHAQGVDIVLVSNRNQAINTDLFSQLDCDLAAHRIVVVKSAQHFHASFSKLAKHIVYVGAPGVATPDWKTLVYKKIRMPKWPL from the coding sequence ATGCGTATCTTCAGCGCCGGTCTCGGCACCGAGACCAATACTTTTGCTCCCCTGCCGACCAGCCTCGATTCCTTTCGCGGCAAGGAGTATTTCCCGGCGGGCCAGCACCCCGACACGCCCACCGCACAGGGCGCACCGCTGTGGGTGGCGCGCAAGCGCGGCGCGCCGTTGGGTTGGACGTTGAAGGAAGGCCTGGTGGCGTCGGCGCAGCCCAGTGGCACCACCACCCGCGACGCTTACGAAACGCTGCGCGAGGAAATCCTGGCGGACCTGCGCGCGGCGCTGCCCGTGGACATTGTGCTGCTGGGCTTGCATGGCGCCATGGTGGCCGACGGTTATGACGACTGCGAAGGCGACCTGCTGCAGCGGGCCCGCGCAATCGTCGGACCCGACGTCGTCATCGGCACGGAACTGGATCCGCATGCGCATCTCAGCCCGCTGATCGTGGACAGCGCCGACGTGGTGGTGCTGTACAAGGAATACCCCCATACCGACATCGTGCATTGCGCCGAACAGTTGCTCGATCTGTGCCTGGACAAGGCGCGGGGCAAGACGCGGCCGGTGGCGGCGCTGGTCGACTGCGAGATGGTCGTGCCCATGCACACCTCGCGTGATCCCGCCAAGGGCTTCGTCGATCGTCTGCGCGCCATGGAAGGCAAGGATGGCGTGTTGTCGCTGTCCTTCTCAATGGGCTTCGCCACGGGCGACGTGCCGGAGATGGGCGCCAAGGTGCTCGTCTATACGGACGGCGACGAGGCGCAGGCGCGCGGCCTTGCGCGCAAGCTGGCGGATGAGCTTATCGGCCAGCGTGAAAACCTGATGGTGAAGTACCGCACGGTCGACGAGGCCATCGATGAAGCGCTGGCCTTCGATGGCGCGCCGGTGGTGCTGGCCGATCGTGCCGACAATCCCGGTAGCGGCGCGCCCGGCGACTCCACCTACGTGTTGCGCCGCTTGCTCGACCGCCACATCACCAACGCCGCGCTGGGACCCTTGTGGGACCCCATCGCCGTGCGCATCGCCTTCGACGCGGGCGAGGGCGCCACCTTGCCCATGCGTCTGGGCGGCAAAGTGGGTCCCTTGTCCGGAGACCCGGTGGACGTGACCTGTACCGTGCGCGCCTTGCGCCGCGATATGAAGATGACCAGCCTTACCGGCAGCCCCGCGCCCATGGGCGATTGCGCGCTGGTGCACGCACAAGGTGTGGACATTGTTCTGGTGTCGAATCGAAATCAGGCAATCAACACGGATCTGTTCTCGCAACTGGATTGCGACCTTGCCGCGCACCGGATCGTGGTGGTGAAATCGGCCCAGCACTTCCATGCTTCGTTCTCAAAGCTTGCCAAGCATATCGTGTATGTGGGCGCGCCAGGTGTCGCCACGCCGGACTGGAAGACGCTGGTTTACAAGAAGATCCGCATGCCCAAATGGCCGCTTTGA
- a CDS encoding amidohydrolase family protein, with translation MDAQQAYDLILQGGDVVDGTGAPRRRADVGVRAGRIAAIGDLASATTRPGGRMDVSGLVVAPGFIDCHSHDDWAVLQTPDMTPKVSQGVTTVINGNCGISLAPLQSEELPPPPLNLLGGGYRFGSFAEYRAAIAAQAPAVNVAAMVGHSTLRVRHMANLDAPADAAQIAAMRADVEQALRDGALGVSTGTFYPPAAAATEEEVIAVCEPLSRLGGVYATHMRDEGNRVMDAIDESLRIGAALNVPIVLSHHKLVGKQNHGRSEQTLAHVRAAAARQAVCMDCYPYDASSTMLRPERVEICDRIMITWSKPHPEASGRYLEELADEWGCSRREAAERLLPGGAVYFIMDDKDVRRILAYQDTMIGSDGLAADARPHPRLWGTFPRVLGHYARTLGVLTLEEAVFRMSGLTALRFGLRERGQVTQGFHADLAVFDPDTIIDRATFDEPETPCEGMRHVFVGGVATWTDGAPTGARPGSFIAERIGQTA, from the coding sequence ATGGACGCCCAGCAAGCGTATGACCTGATACTCCAAGGCGGCGACGTCGTCGATGGCACCGGCGCGCCACGCCGCCGCGCCGATGTCGGCGTGCGCGCCGGGCGCATCGCCGCCATCGGCGACCTGGCCTCGGCGACGACGCGGCCGGGCGGCAGGATGGATGTCAGCGGACTGGTCGTCGCGCCCGGCTTCATCGATTGCCACTCGCATGACGACTGGGCGGTCCTGCAAACCCCCGACATGACGCCCAAGGTGTCGCAGGGCGTGACGACCGTCATCAATGGCAATTGCGGGATCAGCCTGGCGCCCTTGCAGTCGGAAGAACTGCCGCCGCCGCCCTTGAACCTGCTGGGCGGGGGCTACCGCTTCGGCAGCTTCGCCGAGTATCGCGCGGCGATCGCCGCGCAAGCCCCCGCGGTGAACGTGGCCGCCATGGTCGGCCATTCCACCTTGCGCGTGCGCCATATGGCGAACCTGGATGCGCCGGCCGACGCGGCGCAGATCGCCGCCATGCGCGCCGACGTCGAACAGGCGCTGCGCGACGGCGCGCTGGGCGTTTCCACGGGCACCTTCTACCCGCCGGCCGCCGCCGCCACCGAAGAGGAAGTGATCGCGGTCTGTGAACCGTTGTCGCGCCTGGGCGGCGTCTATGCGACGCATATGCGCGATGAGGGCAATCGCGTCATGGACGCCATCGACGAAAGCCTGCGCATCGGCGCCGCGCTGAACGTGCCCATCGTCCTGTCGCATCACAAGCTGGTGGGCAAACAGAACCACGGCCGTTCGGAACAGACACTGGCCCATGTGCGCGCCGCGGCGGCGCGGCAGGCGGTCTGCATGGACTGCTATCCCTACGACGCGTCGTCCACCATGCTGCGCCCCGAGCGGGTGGAGATCTGCGACCGCATCATGATCACGTGGTCCAAGCCGCATCCCGAAGCCAGCGGACGCTATCTTGAAGAGCTGGCCGACGAGTGGGGCTGCTCGCGCCGCGAAGCGGCGGAACGCCTGCTGCCTGGCGGCGCCGTCTACTTCATCATGGACGACAAGGACGTGCGCCGCATCCTGGCTTACCAGGACACCATGATAGGGTCCGACGGCCTGGCCGCCGACGCCCGCCCCCACCCGCGCCTGTGGGGCACCTTCCCACGCGTGCTGGGCCACTACGCGCGCACCCTGGGCGTGCTTACGCTGGAAGAGGCCGTATTCCGCATGAGCGGCCTGACGGCCCTGCGCTTCGGCCTGCGCGAACGCGGGCAGGTGACGCAGGGCTTCCACGCCGACCTCGCGGTCTTCGACCCGGACACCATCATCGACCGCGCCACCTTCGATGAACCGGAGACGCCCTGCGAGGGCATGCGGCATGTGTTCGTCGGCGGCGTGGCAACCTGGACGGACGGCGCGCCCACGGGCGCACGGCCGGGCAGTTTCATTGCCGAGCGAATCGGACAGACTGCTTGA
- a CDS encoding TonB-dependent receptor yields MSRFSPGARAWTAPLVIFASATACVAWAAEVHAQARPLPAPGSQTDTARNYDIPAGSLRDALLRFSADAGVYLIGASEQAQGKTSPGLKGRYTTNAGFAALLTGTGLEAYRQADGSYGLRPAPAGAAAVTTLDPVRVSAGRDVLPPAYAGGQIAAGGRLGFLGNKDVMDTPFNSVTYTAALIRDQQAKSVSDVLANNPSVRIFYPDNDGSTDFFIRGNKVSQLDIAYDGLYGIGTPGIESIERIDVLIGANALLNGLGPIGGVGGMINQVPKKALETPLNRVSFGYVSTGQFGTTIDLSRRFGPDDHFGIRLTGAYRDGDTAGDHQSQKVGTATLALDWRGENVRLSTNFGYRENDTQSPARTTYLLSNTFHIPAPPKDPRENWQNDWSYDNTKTKFATARGEIDITPDVTAYAAVGGSRMTEEELFANTFLMDGKGTIAQRTVYWPLYRDSVSAEAGLRGTLRTGSVKHDWSVAVSGMHVSNGIAQNVLSTTYSNIYDPTFIPKPSIAGMADANGVPKTGETSLSGVAVADTLSFIDDKVQLTLGARQQNVDAKSFSDTTGDQLTHYDKSAVTYAAGLNVRPTRNLSLYANYIEGLQQGGTVPAGYNNSGAVLRPFVSKQYEVGAKYDFGGLLATLSAYQITTPNAQPNGLDYTSDGKQRTKGLELNLYGEVTRDIRVLGGVALIDARQVKTTNGANDGNRVSGASDVQVNLGAEWDPGILPGLTVSGRGIYTGRQYVDAGNQQSIPSWIRYDAGLRYQTVIAGRQTAFRFNVENIANKSYWIGGQGYLMQGRPRTYMLSVSVDL; encoded by the coding sequence ATGTCCCGCTTCTCCCCCGGCGCCCGGGCCTGGACCGCGCCCCTGGTCATATTCGCAAGTGCCACGGCATGCGTGGCCTGGGCCGCCGAGGTCCACGCACAGGCGCGCCCCCTGCCCGCCCCTGGCAGCCAGACCGATACCGCCAGGAATTACGACATCCCCGCGGGCTCCCTGCGCGACGCGCTGCTGCGGTTCTCGGCGGACGCGGGCGTTTATCTGATCGGCGCCAGTGAGCAGGCGCAAGGCAAGACGAGCCCGGGCTTGAAGGGCCGATACACCACCAACGCGGGTTTCGCGGCCTTGCTGACGGGCACCGGGCTGGAAGCCTACCGGCAAGCCGACGGCAGCTACGGACTGCGGCCCGCGCCGGCTGGTGCTGCCGCGGTGACCACCCTTGACCCCGTCAGGGTCAGCGCCGGCCGCGACGTGCTGCCGCCGGCGTACGCGGGCGGACAGATCGCCGCGGGCGGCCGCCTGGGCTTCCTCGGCAACAAGGACGTGATGGACACACCGTTCAACAGCGTCACCTACACCGCGGCCCTGATCCGTGACCAGCAGGCCAAGTCGGTATCCGACGTCCTGGCGAACAACCCGTCGGTGCGCATCTTCTATCCCGACAACGATGGGTCGACCGACTTCTTCATCCGCGGCAACAAGGTCTCGCAGCTGGATATCGCCTACGACGGCCTGTATGGCATCGGCACGCCCGGCATCGAATCGATCGAGCGCATCGATGTGCTGATAGGCGCCAACGCCCTGCTCAATGGCCTGGGGCCCATCGGCGGCGTGGGCGGCATGATCAACCAGGTGCCCAAGAAGGCCCTGGAGACGCCGCTGAACCGGGTGTCGTTCGGCTATGTGTCGACCGGCCAGTTCGGCACCACCATCGACCTCAGCCGTCGCTTCGGCCCGGATGACCATTTCGGCATACGCCTGACCGGCGCGTATCGAGACGGCGACACGGCGGGCGACCATCAGTCCCAGAAAGTGGGTACCGCCACCCTGGCACTCGATTGGCGCGGCGAAAACGTGCGCCTGTCCACCAACTTCGGCTATCGGGAAAACGACACGCAATCGCCGGCTCGCACCACGTACCTGCTCTCCAACACCTTCCATATTCCGGCGCCGCCCAAGGACCCGCGGGAGAACTGGCAGAACGACTGGTCCTACGACAATACCAAGACGAAATTCGCGACGGCGCGCGGCGAAATCGACATCACGCCTGACGTGACCGCCTATGCCGCGGTGGGCGGCTCGCGCATGACGGAAGAAGAGCTGTTCGCCAATACCTTCCTGATGGACGGCAAGGGCACCATCGCCCAGCGCACGGTGTATTGGCCGCTATACCGCGACAGCGTGTCGGCCGAGGCAGGACTGCGCGGCACGTTGCGCACGGGCAGCGTGAAGCATGACTGGTCGGTCGCGGTTTCTGGAATGCATGTGAGCAACGGCATCGCCCAGAACGTGCTGTCGACGACCTACTCCAATATCTACGACCCGACGTTCATCCCCAAGCCCAGCATTGCCGGCATGGCCGATGCCAATGGCGTGCCCAAGACCGGGGAAACCTCGCTGTCCGGCGTGGCGGTGGCCGACACGCTGTCCTTCATCGACGACAAGGTGCAGCTGACCTTGGGCGCGCGGCAGCAGAACGTGGACGCCAAATCCTTCTCCGACACGACCGGCGACCAGCTCACGCACTACGACAAGAGCGCCGTCACCTACGCGGCGGGCTTGAACGTACGGCCCACGCGGAACCTGTCGCTGTACGCGAACTACATCGAAGGCCTGCAACAGGGCGGTACGGTGCCGGCCGGCTACAACAACAGCGGCGCGGTGCTGCGGCCCTTCGTGTCGAAGCAGTACGAGGTCGGCGCCAAATACGATTTCGGCGGCCTGCTGGCGACGTTGAGCGCCTACCAGATCACCACGCCAAACGCCCAGCCGAATGGCCTGGACTACACATCGGATGGCAAGCAGAGGACCAAGGGCCTGGAGCTGAATCTCTACGGCGAAGTCACGCGCGATATCCGCGTGCTGGGTGGCGTGGCCTTGATCGATGCGCGGCAGGTCAAGACCACCAATGGCGCCAACGACGGCAACAGGGTCAGCGGCGCATCGGACGTACAGGTCAACCTGGGGGCGGAATGGGATCCGGGCATCCTGCCGGGCCTGACGGTCAGCGGCAGAGGCATCTATACGGGTCGGCAATATGTCGACGCGGGAAATCAGCAGTCCATCCCCAGCTGGATCCGCTACGACGCCGGCTTGCGCTACCAGACGGTGATCGCGGGTCGGCAGACCGCCTTCCGCTTCAACGTCGAGAACATCGCCAACAAGAGTTATTGGATAGGTGGGCAGGGCTATCTGATGCAAGGCCGGCCGCGTACCTACATGTTGTCGGTGAGCGTGGATCTGTAG